In a single window of the Actinomycetota bacterium genome:
- a CDS encoding iron ABC transporter substrate-binding protein: MRRPPRPIFAAPILLALAGLLAACGSDDGSTTDTGPTTGPTTGPIEGAGKLTIYSGRGEDLVQPIIDRFTEVTGIETEVRYGDSAEMLLLIQEEGENSPADVYYSQGAGFLGELSANGDLAQLDDELLAEVPEALRSPAGDWVGLSGRARVVVYNTGELTEDDVPDSILDLVDPEWEGRIGWAPTNASFQDFVTALRALEGEDAARSWLEGIIANGAVPYENNVAIVEAVAAGEISVGLVNHYYLYRFLAEDADYPAANKYFADGDPGALVNIAGAGVLATTDQPDAAGALLDFLLSPEAQEYFAQETFEIPVVEGTPTAAELPTLDSLTLPEFDLNLLADLEGTIELLTDLGAL, from the coding sequence ATGCGACGGCCCCCGAGACCGATCTTCGCGGCGCCCATCCTGCTCGCGCTCGCCGGCCTGCTGGCGGCGTGCGGTTCCGACGACGGTTCTACCACCGACACCGGACCGACGACCGGGCCGACGACCGGGCCGATCGAGGGCGCCGGCAAGCTGACCATCTACTCGGGCCGCGGCGAGGATCTCGTCCAGCCGATCATCGACCGCTTCACCGAGGTGACCGGCATCGAGACCGAGGTGCGTTACGGCGACTCGGCCGAGATGCTGCTGCTGATCCAGGAGGAGGGCGAGAACTCGCCCGCCGACGTCTACTACTCCCAGGGCGCCGGATTCCTGGGTGAGCTATCGGCCAATGGTGATCTCGCGCAGCTCGACGACGAGCTCCTCGCCGAAGTGCCCGAGGCTCTCCGTTCACCTGCGGGCGACTGGGTGGGGCTGTCCGGGCGTGCCCGGGTCGTCGTCTACAACACCGGCGAGCTCACCGAGGACGACGTGCCGGATTCGATCCTCGACCTCGTCGACCCCGAGTGGGAGGGACGCATCGGCTGGGCCCCGACGAACGCGTCGTTCCAGGACTTCGTCACCGCGCTGCGCGCGCTCGAGGGCGAGGACGCCGCGCGGTCGTGGCTGGAGGGCATCATCGCCAACGGCGCGGTGCCCTACGAGAACAACGTCGCCATCGTGGAAGCTGTCGCCGCCGGCGAGATCTCGGTCGGGCTGGTCAACCACTACTACCTCTACCGCTTCCTGGCCGAAGACGCCGACTACCCCGCCGCGAACAAGTACTTCGCCGACGGCGACCCCGGCGCGCTCGTCAACATCGCCGGCGCCGGGGTGCTCGCCACCACCGACCAGCCCGACGCGGCGGGCGCTTTGCTCGACTTCCTGCTCTCCCCGGAGGCCCAGGAGTACTTCGCGCAAGAGACGTTCGAGATCCCCGTCGTGGAAGGCACGCCGACGGCGGCGGAGCTGCCGACCCTCGACTCGCTGACCCTGCCGGAGTTCGACCTGAACCTGCTCGCCGACCTCGAGGGCACGATCGAGCTGCTCACCGACCTCGGCGCGCTGTGA
- a CDS encoding iron ABC transporter permease: protein MRVTATTASRARSSTVQADTALVGLLGLLVGAAAALPLGYLVWRAFEFGWDETRAVLVSARTWKLLANTLRLAVAVTAAAVAISLPLAWLTTRTDVAGRRAFVILTALPLAIPTYVGSFAMIGALGPRGMVQGWLEPLGVERVPSIYGFWGAFAVLTLFTYPYVLLPVRAAYRNLDPSLEEASRTLGRGSFTTFLRVVVPQLRPSIVAGSLLVGLYTLSDFGAVSMLRYDTFTRAIYTQYRGALNRGSAAVLGLVLVTLTIAVLTAEQRFRGREHVHRLHGGGARTPAIVHLGRWRWVASTACGLLVVAALVVPMTVIGYWLWRGAQAGEAVLPGWSLVTNSLLASALGAVVSVLAAWPVALLAVRHPGRLARVVERLSWAGHALPGIVVALALVFFGAQRVPFAYQTLGMLVFAYMILFLPHAVGPMRASLLQVTPSLEEASRLLGSGPATTFWRVVVPLTRPGVVAGAALVFLTCMKELPATLLLAPTEFDTLATRVWTASSEGFLARAASPALALVLLSSLPMAVLVLRENERRAQVDANATEPEPSALTPTR, encoded by the coding sequence ATTCGGGTGACCGCAACGACCGCGTCGCGGGCGCGGTCCTCCACGGTTCAGGCCGACACCGCGCTGGTCGGCTTGCTCGGCCTGCTCGTCGGTGCGGCGGCGGCGCTGCCGCTCGGCTACCTCGTCTGGCGAGCGTTCGAGTTCGGCTGGGACGAGACGCGCGCCGTTCTCGTCTCCGCGCGGACGTGGAAGCTCCTCGCGAACACGCTGCGTCTCGCCGTCGCCGTCACCGCCGCGGCCGTCGCGATCTCGCTTCCCCTTGCATGGCTGACGACGCGCACCGACGTCGCCGGCCGGCGCGCGTTCGTGATCCTCACCGCCTTGCCGCTCGCCATCCCTACCTACGTGGGGAGCTTCGCGATGATCGGCGCGCTCGGACCGCGGGGGATGGTCCAGGGTTGGCTGGAGCCCCTCGGTGTGGAGCGGGTGCCTTCGATCTACGGCTTCTGGGGCGCGTTCGCGGTGCTGACGCTGTTCACGTACCCGTACGTGCTGCTGCCCGTGCGCGCCGCCTACCGCAACCTGGACCCGAGCCTCGAAGAGGCCAGCCGCACCCTAGGGCGAGGTTCGTTCACGACGTTCCTGCGCGTCGTCGTGCCCCAGCTCCGCCCGTCGATCGTCGCCGGGTCGCTGCTCGTCGGTCTCTACACGCTGTCGGACTTCGGGGCGGTGTCGATGCTGCGCTACGACACGTTCACCCGCGCCATCTACACCCAGTACCGCGGGGCGCTGAACCGCGGCTCGGCGGCAGTGCTCGGGCTCGTGCTCGTCACCTTGACGATCGCCGTCTTGACCGCCGAGCAGCGCTTCCGGGGCCGCGAGCACGTCCATCGCTTGCACGGCGGCGGCGCCCGCACCCCCGCGATCGTGCACCTCGGCCGCTGGCGGTGGGTGGCGTCGACGGCATGTGGGCTGCTGGTCGTCGCCGCTCTAGTGGTGCCGATGACGGTGATCGGCTACTGGCTCTGGCGCGGGGCCCAGGCGGGCGAGGCAGTGCTGCCCGGCTGGTCGCTCGTCACCAACAGCCTGCTCGCCTCAGCGCTCGGTGCCGTCGTCAGCGTGCTCGCCGCGTGGCCCGTGGCACTGCTCGCTGTGCGCCATCCGGGCCGCCTGGCACGCGTCGTGGAACGGCTGTCGTGGGCCGGGCACGCGCTGCCCGGCATCGTCGTCGCGCTCGCTCTCGTGTTCTTCGGCGCTCAGCGCGTCCCCTTCGCGTACCAGACACTCGGCATGCTCGTCTTCGCGTACATGATCCTGTTCCTGCCGCATGCTGTCGGGCCGATGCGCGCGTCGCTGCTGCAGGTCACACCGTCGCTGGAAGAGGCATCGCGCCTGCTCGGCTCTGGCCCGGCGACCACGTTCTGGCGCGTCGTCGTACCCCTCACCCGCCCCGGCGTGGTGGCCGGCGCGGCACTCGTGTTCCTCACCTGCATGAAAGAGCTGCCGGCCACACTGCTCCTCGCGCCGACCGAGTTCGACACGCTCGCGACACGCGTGTGGACGGCCTCGTCGGAGGGGTTCTTGGCCCGCGCGGCGTCCCCCGCGCTCGCCCTCGTGCTGCTGTCCTCGCTGCCGATGGCGGTGCTGGTGCTGCGTGAGAACGAGCGGCGCGCTCAGGTGGACGCGAACGCGACGGAGCCCGAGCCGTCGGCGCTCACCCCGACGCGCTGA
- a CDS encoding ABC transporter ATP-binding protein: MEIRGVDKRFGAVDVLHEVSLDVEPCETVALLGPSGCGKTTLLRSVAGLERIHSGSISIDGTLVSGPGVHVRPEERNIGMVFQDWALFPHMTVAENVGYGLSRDERRSTRVAEALEMVGLGRLGPRMPSTLSGGQQQRVALARALAPRPQAILLDEPFSNLDSALRVQVRTEVHRLLSELGVTTVFVTHDQQEAFVLGDRVAVMRAGVIEQHATPAAVYTAPATRWVADFVGEANFVAATAHGLVASTWFGDLTLREEHFGPVEVLVRPEQVAVHATADGNGGVGNVELVEYYGHDHVAIVVLDDDSRLASRAPGPPQVRRGQRVGVSADGSGSVAFAST, encoded by the coding sequence ATCGAGATCCGCGGTGTCGACAAGCGCTTCGGCGCCGTCGACGTGCTGCACGAGGTCTCCCTAGACGTAGAGCCCTGCGAGACGGTCGCCCTGCTCGGCCCGAGTGGCTGCGGCAAGACGACGTTGTTGCGCTCCGTCGCCGGGTTGGAGCGCATCCACTCCGGATCGATCTCGATCGACGGCACGCTCGTCAGCGGGCCCGGCGTGCACGTGCGCCCCGAGGAACGCAACATCGGCATGGTGTTCCAGGACTGGGCGTTGTTCCCGCACATGACGGTGGCCGAGAACGTCGGCTACGGGCTGAGCCGTGACGAGCGCCGGTCGACCCGCGTGGCAGAGGCACTCGAGATGGTCGGCCTCGGCAGGCTCGGGCCGCGGATGCCGTCGACGCTCTCGGGCGGCCAGCAGCAACGCGTCGCGCTCGCGAGGGCGCTCGCCCCGCGCCCGCAGGCGATCCTGCTCGACGAGCCGTTCTCCAACCTCGACTCCGCGCTGCGGGTGCAGGTGCGCACCGAGGTCCACCGCCTGCTGAGCGAGCTCGGCGTCACGACCGTGTTCGTCACCCACGACCAGCAGGAGGCCTTCGTGCTCGGCGACCGCGTGGCGGTGATGCGCGCGGGGGTGATCGAGCAGCACGCGACACCGGCCGCGGTGTACACCGCGCCCGCGACGCGATGGGTGGCGGACTTCGTCGGCGAGGCGAACTTCGTGGCCGCGACTGCGCACGGCTTGGTCGCCTCCACCTGGTTCGGCGATCTCACGTTGCGCGAAGAGCACTTCGGCCCGGTCGAGGTTCTCGTGCGCCCGGAACAGGTCGCCGTGCACGCCACGGCCGACGGCAACGGCGGCGTCGGCAACGTCGAGCTCGTCGAGTACTACGGCCACGACCACGTCGCGATCGTCGTGCTCGACGACGACTCCCGCCTGGCCAGCCGGGCCCCAGGGCCTCCGCAGGTGCGCCGCGGTCAGCGCGTCGGGGTGAGCGCCGACGGCTCGGGCTCCGTCGCGTTCGCGTCCACCTGA